CGGAGCAGCTCCGGCACCTGCCGCGTGAGGACGTCGCGCAGCACACCGCCCCCGACGCCCGTCATCACGCCGAGCATCGTCGCCGGGACCGGCCCCAGTCCGTGCTCGGTCGCCTTGACCGCACCGGCGACGGTGAAGAGGCCCAGACCGAAGGCGTCGACGATGTTGATGGCGCCCTCGAGCCGGCCGAGGGCCGGGTGGAACCAGAAGGTGAGCAGGCCACCGACCAGCGGCGCGCAGAGATAGCGCCAGTCCGAGAGCAGCGGCGAGGGCAGCGCCCCGATCAGTACGTCGCGCATCATTCCGCCGCCGATGCCGGAGACGGTGCCCAGGACCGCCACGCCCACGATGTCCATCCGCATCCGGACCGCCGTGAGCCCACCCGCGACGCCGAAGACGAAGATCGCCAGCAGGTCGAGCGCCATCATCATGAGCGCGAGTGAACCACGCCGTGCGCCCCGCCGTCCGGCGACTGCCCGGCCACCCGAAATGAGCACCAGGTCTGACCGTTCGGAGGGTCCCCTTCGGGCGTGGACCGACCTTCACTGGAAGTGCCCCCGGACGGAGCAGACACACAGGAAGGCGAGGGCCATGAAGACCACCACCATCGACAGCGGTACGGCGATCCGGATGCGCTCGCTGCTCCTGCAGCTGGCACGCGACGAGGACGCGATCGCCGCCGACGAGGCCGCGGCGACGCCGTACTGGGAGCCGGTCCCGCCCTCGGTGGCGGGTCACCGTGAAGCGGCACTCGCCCTGCGCGCCCAGGCCGACGAGCTGCTCGCGGCGATCTGAGGAGCGACGTCATGACCTCGCCCGCCACGACGGTGCGGTCATCGTGAGGAGACTGCGATGTCCCGCGACCTCATCCGCTTCGCCGCCCTGGGAGACTCCGCCTCCTGCGGGGTGGGCGACCCCACCCCCGACGGCTGGCGCGGGTGGGCCCAGCTCCTCGCCGAGGCGATCGGGCAGGAGCACCCGGTCTCGTTCTGCAAGCTGGCCGTGGCGGGCGCGACCGTCGCCGACGTACGCCGCGCGCAGCTGGCCGACGCCGTCGCCCACCAGCCCCGGGTCGCCTCACTCGTCGTCGGCCTGAACGACGCGATGCGCGCGTCCTGGGACCCGGCCGGCATCCGCGAGGACCTCCTGGAGTGCGCGGCTGCGCTCGAGGCCCAGGGTGCGCTGCTGGTCACCGTGCAGTTCCACGACCACACGAAGGTGCTCGGGCTGCCCGGGCTGCTGGCCCGCCCGATGCGGGCCCGGATCGGCGAGCTCAACGCCATCTACGCCGAGGTCCACGAGCGCCATGGCGTGCTGCAGCTCGACCTCCGCGCGGACCCGCTGATCCAGGCCCGGGAGATGTGGGCCTTCGACCGGCTGCACCCCTCCGAGCTGGGCCACCGCATGCTCGCCCGACGGGTCGGTGAGCTGCTCAACGCGGAGGGGCTGCGGTTCCCGCTCCCGTTGGCGGCCTGCACCACGGCCCCGTCCACCCGCCGCGAGCGGGCACGGACCCTCGTCGTCGACGTCGCACCGTGGCTGGGCCGGCGGGTCCGCGACCTGGCGCCCTGGGCAGCACGCGAGACCGCGCGGCGTACGCGGGTCGCGCTGCACGCCGCCTGACGCGAGGCGACCCTGGGTGGCTGGCAGTCACCTGAGTGACCGCCAGCCACCCGGGGGTCAGTCCTCGAGGACCAACGGCGCGATCTGGTCGAAGACGTCGCCCGGCCCCGGGTTCTCCGGTGCGGTCGAGCCGCCGAGGTGGTGCATGACGCCCCAGACCGCGTTGAGCGCCGTGGTCACCGCGCCCTCGGCCCAGCCGGCCGTCCAGGAGACGTCGTCGCCGGCGAGGAAGAGGCCGCGCGCCTCGGCGGGCAGCCGGTCCTGCATGAAGTGCGTGTAGAGCCGCTCCTGGTAGCGGTAGTGGCCCGGGAGGTTCGCCTTGAACGCACCCATGAACGCCTTCTCCGCCTCCCACGAGATCGTCACCGGCGAGGCGATCACGTGCGAGCGGATGTCGACGCCGGGGTAGATCGCCTCGAGCGACTTCAGCATCAGATCCATGCGCGCCTCGGCGTCGAGCGGCAGCAGCTTGAGCGAGTCGTCGGACCACGTGTAGCTGAGGCAGATCAGGCCGGGCTTCCCCTCGCCCTGGTCGAGGAGGTAGGTGCCACGGCTCATCCGGTCGGTGAGCGTCATGCTCATGACCTCCCGGCCGGTCGCCGGGTCGATGTCCTTCCAGAACGGGCGGTCGACGAGGACGAAGACCTTGCTCGAGCCCATGTAGTGGGTGCGCTCGATCGCGGTCCAGTGGTCGATCGGCAGCAGCCCCTCGTCCGCGCGGATGGTGTTGAGCAGCATCCAGGACTGCGCGGTGTAGACGACCACGTCGAAGGTGTCGATGCGGCCGTCGGCGTCGTGCAGCGTGAAGCGGTCCCCCGCCGTACGCCGGATCTCCGTCACCGCCGGGCGGGGTACGCCGCCCTCGTGCACGCCCTGCACCGACGTGCCTGCCGGCCAGTGCGCCGCGCCGTCGACCGGACGCGACCAGAGCCGCTCGGGCAGCTGCTGCGAGCCGCCGACGATGCCGCGGTGGTGGTCGTCGGCCGCAGTGAGGACGACCCGCAGGATCTCGAGGATCGAGTTGGGGTAGTCGGTGTCCCAGCCGCCGGTGCCGAAGCCGACCTGGCCGAAGATCTCGCGCAGCCGGAAGCTGCGGAAGGCGTCGCTGCGGGCGAGGAAGCCGTAGAAGGTCTCGTCGTCGTAGCGGCGGACCAGCTCGTTCCAGATCTCCTTGAGCTTCGCGGTGTCGCGGGTCCGGATCGCCTCGGTGAGCGGCCCGAGCTCGGCGTGCTCCTCGAGCGCACGGGTCCACGCCTCGGCGACCTCGGTGTAGACGGGTGGGAGGTCGGCCAGCGTGCGGGCGAAGTGGGTCTCGCCCTTGAGGTCCACCACCGTGCTGGGCGTCGCCTCGGAGAGCGGGTTGGGGAACGCCTCGGTCCGCAGCCCCATCTCGTCGAGGTAGTGGAACAGCGTCGTCGACGACGGGGGGAACCGCATCGAGCCCATCTCCGCGACGATGCCCGGATGGCCCTCGAAGGGCACCGAGCGCATGCGACCGCCGATCCGGTCGGCCTCGTAGACGACCGGCTGCAGGCCCATCCGGAGCAGCTCGCGTGCGGCGAGCATGCCGGAGAGACCGCCGCCGACGATCGCGACCCGGGTGCCGTGGGCGGCTTCCGGCACGGAGCCGATGCCCGCGGGATGTGCGACGTAGTCGTCGTAGGCGAAGGGGAAGTCGGGGCCGAACATGGTGATCGGCTTGGCCGGCTCGTCGGGGGTGGTGGCGTTGGTGGGGACGGCCGAGGTCATCGGTCGCTCCTCTCAGGTGGCAGGGGCGTCGCCGGTGCGGGGCTGGACCAGGGGTCCGTAGAGCTCCGGCCGGCGGTCGCCGAGGTGGGTGTTGTCGGCGCGCGAGGACGCGAGCCGGGCCGGGTCGATCTCGGCCATCACCAGCTCGTCACCGGAGCCTGCACGGGCGAGGTCGGCACCATCGGGGCCGACCACGCAGCTCTCGCCGCAGTAGGTGAGCGAGCCTTCCGACCCACTCCTGTTCGCATAGGCGAGATGGACCTGGTTCTCGTAGGCGCGCGCGGGCACCAGGGTCCGCGCGACCACCTCGTAGGGGCGCATGAGCGCCGTGGGCACGGCGACGAGGTCGGCGCCGGCGAGCGCGACCGCCCGGACCGACTCCGGGAACTCGACGTCGTAGCAGATCAGGATGCCGACGGTCAGGCCGTCGAGCTCGGCGAGCGCGCCGAGCGCGTCCCCCGGCGTGTACGTCGACCAGTCGACGTCGCCGTACAGGTGCGCCTTGCGGTGCTTCGCCAGCACGGAGCCGTCGCGGTCGACGAGCGCCGCGCTGTTGAAGACGCGCCTCCCCTCGCGCTCGGGGAAGCCGTAGAGGACCGCCAGCCCGGCCTCGGCCGCGATCCCGGCGACCGCCTCGGACCACGGGCCGTCGGCCGGCTGGGCGAGGTCGGCGACGCCGGGCACGTTGTAGCCGGTGGTGAAGGCCTCGGGCACGACCAGCAGGCGTGCGCCGGCGTGGGCCGCCTCGAGCGCGCGCTCACGGAGCCGGCCGAGGTCGGCCGAGCCGGTCTGCCAGACGGCGATCTTCATGGCTCGTCGCTCCTCAGCGGCCCTGGAGCGCCATGAGGGAGACGAGCTCGTACGCCACGTGGGAGGCGGCGACCGCGGTGATGTCCGCGTGGTCGTAGGCCGGGGCCACCTCGACGACGTCGGCGCCGACGATGTTGGTGCCGGCCAGGCCGCGCAGGATCGCCAGCAGCTCGCGGCTGGTGAGGCCGCCGGCCTCCGGCGTACCGGTGCCGGGGGCGTGGGCCGGGTCGAGGCAGTCGATGTCGATGGAGATGTAGAGCGGTCGGTCGCCGATGCGCTCCCGCAGCGCCTGGACGACGGCCGGGACGCCCTGGTTCATCACGTCCATGGCCGAGGTGATGCCGAAGCCCATGCGGGCGTCGTCGGTGAGGTCGTCCCTGGAGTAGAGCGGGCCGCGGATGCCGGCGTGGGCCAGCGCCTCGGTGTCGAGCAGGTCCTCCTCGAACGCCCGTCGGAACGGCGTGCCGTGGGTGTAGTCGGCGCCGAAGTAGGTGTCCCAGGTGTCGAGGTGGGCGTCGAAGTGGAGCAGTGCGACAGGACCGTGGCGACGCTTCATCTCGCGCAGCAGCGGCAGGGCGATGGTGTGGTCGCCGCCGATCGTGACGATCTTCGAGCCGGCGTCGAGGAGGTTCGAGGCCCCCTCCTGCACGGCGTCGAGCGCCTCGGGGATGTTGTAGGGGTTGCAGGCGATGTCGCCCGCGTCGGCCACCTGCACGGCGGCGAACGGCGAGACGTCGAGACCCGGGTGGTAGGGCCGCAGCAGGCGGCTGGCCTCGCGGATCTGGGCGGGCGCGAAGCGGGCACCGGGCCGGTAGGAGACACCGCTGTCGAACGGCACGCCCATGACCGCGATGTCGGCGCGGCCGACGTCCTCGAGGCGGGGCAGGCGGGCGAACGTCGCGATGCCGGCGAAGCGGGGCGTCTTCGAGGAGTCGACGGGGCCGACCGGGGTGCTGGTCGGGGTGGACGGCTCGGACATGTCGGGGTCTCCGATCTGGTGGGTGGAACGAGGGGCCGCGGCTCAGCCGCGTGCGGGCAGGGCGGGCGAGAAGACCCAGAGGACCTGGGTCGTGCCGGTCTCGAGGGTGCTGCGGAACGTGTGCTGGGCGTGCGGCGCGAAGGTCAGGGTGTCGCCCTGCTCGAGGACGATCTCCTCGTCCTTCAGGGTGACGGCCAGGCGACCCGACACGACGAAGACGAACTCGACGTCGGCCGGCAGGCTGTACGGCTCCTCGCCGCTGCCGCCGCCCGGCTCGATCTCGCTGAGGATCGCCTGGAGCCGCTGCTCTCCGCGCGGGGTCAGGAGGAACTCCGTCATCCCGACTCCGCCGAAGTTGATGGCCGGGTACGCCGCGCGGCGTACGACGTCGCCCGAGGGCGCGTCGAAGAGCTCGCCGACGGAGATCTGCAGCGCCTCGCAGATCCGCATGAGGGTCGCGACCGAGGCGGTCGCCTGGTCGCGCTCGATCTTGGAGAGGAAGCCCTTGGTGATGCCGGCGGTGTCTGCGACCTCCGCGAGCGTCATGCGGCGGGCCTGGCGCACGGCCTTGAGCTGTGCGCCGAGCTGGGCGCTCTCGGGCTGCCGGGCCTCGGTTGCCGTCATGGCTCGCTCCTCCTCGTGGATCGCGTGCATCGCGTGTCTCCGGGGTCGACGACGTGACGGGCGCCACGTCGTGGTGACAGCATGAAACACCATCACCTCGTCAGGAAACAAGGGTTGACAGTCGGGAAACTCCCGGTACATGCTCGGGTGACCCAGGACACACGCCCCGCTGTCCGGTCCCCGCTCTCGGCACCCGCACCGCCCCCGGCTCCATCCCCGACACCCCGAGGTGAACCCGCATGAACCCGCTCCTCAGCCGCCGCCCCGTCGCCCTGCTGGCCGCCGCGGCGGCCACCTGCGCCCTCGCCACCGCGTGCGGCAGCAGCGACTCCGCCTCCCCGAAGGCCGACTCCTCCATCGCGACGCAGAAGCAGGACGCGGCCCTCAACGCCAAGCTGCCGGCCGACATCCGCAAGGCCGGCGTCATCAAGGTCGGCACCGAGGCGCAGTACCCGCCGTTCGAGTCGCTCGCCGACGACAACAAGACGATCGTCGGCCTCGACCCCGACCTCGCCGCTGCGATCGGCCAGGTGCTCGGCGTCAAGCTCGTCTACACCAACATCGCCTTCGACGGCCTGCTCCCGGCGCTCGACGCCGGCCGCTTCGACATGATCCAGGCCGCCGTCACCGACACCAAGGTCCGCGAGAAGCAGTACGACTTCGTCGACTACTTCATGACCGGCCAGGCCATCGTCGTGAAGAAGGGCAACCCCGACGGCATCGGCGGTGTCTCCGACCTCTGCGGTCGCGCGGTCGCCGTGCTCAAGGGCTCGACCCAGCTGAAGATGCTCGACGGCTTCAACGACAAGGAGTGCGCGGGCAACGCCATCAAGGTGACCGCGCTCCCCACCGACAAGGACGCCCTCCTCCAGCTGCAGACCGGCCGCGCGGACGCGACGTTCACCCAGGACGCGGTCGGCGCCTACAACGTGAAGAACATCGGCGGCGGCAACCAGTTCGAGATCGCCAACTCCGAGGCCCTGCTCCCGACCCCGGTCGGCATCGCCTTCACCAAGGCCGACACGCAGCTGCGCGACGCCGTCAGCGCAGCCATC
The sequence above is a segment of the Nocardioides jiangxiensis genome. Coding sequences within it:
- a CDS encoding trimeric intracellular cation channel family protein, with product MMMALDLLAIFVFGVAGGLTAVRMRMDIVGVAVLGTVSGIGGGMMRDVLIGALPSPLLSDWRYLCAPLVGGLLTFWFHPALGRLEGAINIVDAFGLGLFTVAGAVKATEHGLGPVPATMLGVMTGVGGGVLRDVLTRQVPELLRSGTQLYGTTALAGAALTVAAMRLDAPTVAVVLLGVAATTGFRLLTIWRGWTAPSPVRLPPLPE
- a CDS encoding SGNH/GDSL hydrolase family protein, with translation MSRDLIRFAALGDSASCGVGDPTPDGWRGWAQLLAEAIGQEHPVSFCKLAVAGATVADVRRAQLADAVAHQPRVASLVVGLNDAMRASWDPAGIREDLLECAAALEAQGALLVTVQFHDHTKVLGLPGLLARPMRARIGELNAIYAEVHERHGVLQLDLRADPLIQAREMWAFDRLHPSELGHRMLARRVGELLNAEGLRFPLPLAACTTAPSTRRERARTLVVDVAPWLGRRVRDLAPWAARETARRTRVALHAA
- a CDS encoding flavin monoamine oxidase family protein, producing MTSAVPTNATTPDEPAKPITMFGPDFPFAYDDYVAHPAGIGSVPEAAHGTRVAIVGGGLSGMLAARELLRMGLQPVVYEADRIGGRMRSVPFEGHPGIVAEMGSMRFPPSSTTLFHYLDEMGLRTEAFPNPLSEATPSTVVDLKGETHFARTLADLPPVYTEVAEAWTRALEEHAELGPLTEAIRTRDTAKLKEIWNELVRRYDDETFYGFLARSDAFRSFRLREIFGQVGFGTGGWDTDYPNSILEILRVVLTAADDHHRGIVGGSQQLPERLWSRPVDGAAHWPAGTSVQGVHEGGVPRPAVTEIRRTAGDRFTLHDADGRIDTFDVVVYTAQSWMLLNTIRADEGLLPIDHWTAIERTHYMGSSKVFVLVDRPFWKDIDPATGREVMSMTLTDRMSRGTYLLDQGEGKPGLICLSYTWSDDSLKLLPLDAEARMDLMLKSLEAIYPGVDIRSHVIASPVTISWEAEKAFMGAFKANLPGHYRYQERLYTHFMQDRLPAEARGLFLAGDDVSWTAGWAEGAVTTALNAVWGVMHHLGGSTAPENPGPGDVFDQIAPLVLED
- a CDS encoding carbon-nitrogen hydrolase family protein, whose protein sequence is MKIAVWQTGSADLGRLRERALEAAHAGARLLVVPEAFTTGYNVPGVADLAQPADGPWSEAVAGIAAEAGLAVLYGFPEREGRRVFNSAALVDRDGSVLAKHRKAHLYGDVDWSTYTPGDALGALAELDGLTVGILICYDVEFPESVRAVALAGADLVAVPTALMRPYEVVARTLVPARAYENQVHLAYANRSGSEGSLTYCGESCVVGPDGADLARAGSGDELVMAEIDPARLASSRADNTHLGDRRPELYGPLVQPRTGDAPAT
- the speB gene encoding agmatinase; this translates as MSEPSTPTSTPVGPVDSSKTPRFAGIATFARLPRLEDVGRADIAVMGVPFDSGVSYRPGARFAPAQIREASRLLRPYHPGLDVSPFAAVQVADAGDIACNPYNIPEALDAVQEGASNLLDAGSKIVTIGGDHTIALPLLREMKRRHGPVALLHFDAHLDTWDTYFGADYTHGTPFRRAFEEDLLDTEALAHAGIRGPLYSRDDLTDDARMGFGITSAMDVMNQGVPAVVQALRERIGDRPLYISIDIDCLDPAHAPGTGTPEAGGLTSRELLAILRGLAGTNIVGADVVEVAPAYDHADITAVAASHVAYELVSLMALQGR
- a CDS encoding helix-turn-helix domain-containing protein; this encodes MTATEARQPESAQLGAQLKAVRQARRMTLAEVADTAGITKGFLSKIERDQATASVATLMRICEALQISVGELFDAPSGDVVRRAAYPAINFGGVGMTEFLLTPRGEQRLQAILSEIEPGGGSGEEPYSLPADVEFVFVVSGRLAVTLKDEEIVLEQGDTLTFAPHAQHTFRSTLETGTTQVLWVFSPALPARG
- a CDS encoding ABC transporter substrate-binding protein, which produces MNPLLSRRPVALLAAAAATCALATACGSSDSASPKADSSIATQKQDAALNAKLPADIRKAGVIKVGTEAQYPPFESLADDNKTIVGLDPDLAAAIGQVLGVKLVYTNIAFDGLLPALDAGRFDMIQAAVTDTKVREKQYDFVDYFMTGQAIVVKKGNPDGIGGVSDLCGRAVAVLKGSTQLKMLDGFNDKECAGNAIKVTALPTDKDALLQLQTGRADATFTQDAVGAYNVKNIGGGNQFEIANSEALLPTPVGIAFTKADTQLRDAVSAAIAEVIKSGAYDEILAKYSLSGGAVDAPAVNGAVD